The proteins below come from a single Burkholderia humptydooensis genomic window:
- the xylF gene encoding D-xylose ABC transporter substrate-binding protein, which yields MRSITRRTVLGSLAGAAALALAAPLAHASRDKPEIGFCIDDLRVERWSRDRDYFVAAATKLGAKVSVQSADASEARQISQIENLISRGVDAIVIVPFNSKTLGNVVAEARKAGIKVVSYDRLILDADVDAYISFDNVKVGELQAQGVYDAKPKGNYFLLGGAPTDNNAKMLREGQLKVLKPAIDRGDIRIVGQQWVPEWSASTALRIVEDALTANGNRIDAIVASNDGTAGGAIQALAAQHLAGKVPVSGQDADLAAVRRVIAGTQTMTVYKPLKLIASEAAKLAVDLAKGAKPAYNAQYDNGKKKVDTVLLQPTLLTKRNVDVVVKDGFYTPAQLASQ from the coding sequence ATGAGATCCATCACGCGTCGTACCGTATTGGGTTCGCTTGCCGGCGCCGCGGCGCTGGCGCTCGCCGCGCCGCTCGCGCACGCGAGCCGGGACAAGCCGGAGATCGGCTTTTGCATCGACGACCTGCGCGTCGAGCGCTGGTCGCGCGACCGCGACTATTTCGTCGCCGCCGCGACGAAGCTCGGCGCGAAGGTGTCCGTGCAGTCGGCGGATGCGAGCGAGGCTCGGCAGATCTCGCAGATCGAGAACCTGATCTCGCGCGGCGTCGACGCGATCGTGATCGTGCCGTTCAATTCGAAGACGCTCGGCAACGTCGTCGCCGAAGCGAGGAAGGCGGGCATCAAGGTCGTGTCGTACGACCGGCTGATCCTCGACGCCGACGTCGACGCCTACATCTCGTTCGACAACGTGAAGGTGGGCGAGCTGCAGGCGCAGGGCGTCTACGACGCGAAGCCGAAGGGCAACTACTTCCTGCTCGGCGGCGCGCCTACCGACAACAACGCGAAGATGCTGCGCGAAGGCCAGTTGAAGGTGCTCAAGCCCGCGATCGACCGCGGCGACATCCGGATCGTCGGCCAGCAGTGGGTGCCCGAGTGGAGCGCGTCCACCGCGCTGCGCATCGTCGAGGACGCGCTGACCGCGAACGGCAACCGGATCGACGCGATCGTCGCGTCGAACGACGGCACCGCGGGCGGCGCGATCCAGGCGCTCGCCGCGCAGCATCTCGCGGGCAAGGTGCCGGTGTCGGGGCAGGACGCGGATCTCGCGGCCGTCAGGCGCGTGATCGCCGGCACGCAGACGATGACCGTCTACAAGCCGCTGAAGCTGATCGCGAGCGAAGCCGCGAAGCTCGCGGTGGATCTCGCGAAGGGCGCGAAGCCCGCGTACAACGCGCAATACGACAACGGGAAGAAGAAGGTCGACACGGTGCTGCTGCAGCCGACGCTGCTGACGAAGCGCAACGTCGACGTCGTCGTGAAGGACGGCTTCTACACACCGGCGCAACTGGCGAGTCAGTGA
- the xylG gene encoding D-xylose ABC transporter ATP-binding protein encodes MTGPLLTMRGIVKEFDGVKALDGIDLTVRRGECVGLCGENGAGKSTLMKVLSGVHPHGTWAGEIRWEGAPLAASGVRDTERAGIVIIHQELMLVPELSVAENIFLGNEITLPGGRMHYAAMVRRADELLRELRIDAINVAQPVMDYGGGHQQLIEIAKALNKRAKLLILDEPSSSLSAAETRVLLDIVRGLKRRGVACVYISHKLGEVEAVCDTVTVIRDGRHVATEPMRALSTDRIIAMMVGREIRNLYPREPHEIGDVVLEARNVTCHDVTNPRRKRVDDVSFSVRRGEILGVAGLVGAGRTELMQAIFGAYRGASTATVRMNGRPLAIRSPADAIRAGLAMVPEDRKRHGIVPQLGVGHNITLSVLRRFAKRGRIDAAAELDAIRTGMQRLSVRAAHPFQPIASLSGGNQQKAVLTKMLLTDPQVLILDEPTRGVDVGAKAEIYRLVFALAKRGVALVVVSSELPEVLGLADRVLVIGEGELRGDFVNDGLTQEQILGAALKSSRRADEPTAASAT; translated from the coding sequence ATGACCGGACCCTTGCTGACGATGCGCGGCATCGTCAAGGAATTCGACGGCGTGAAGGCGCTCGACGGCATCGACCTGACCGTGCGGCGCGGCGAATGCGTGGGCCTGTGCGGCGAGAACGGCGCCGGCAAGTCGACGCTGATGAAGGTGCTCTCGGGCGTCCATCCGCACGGCACATGGGCGGGCGAGATCCGCTGGGAAGGCGCGCCGCTCGCCGCGTCCGGCGTGCGCGACACCGAGCGCGCGGGCATCGTGATCATCCATCAGGAGCTGATGCTCGTGCCCGAGCTGTCGGTGGCGGAGAACATCTTCCTCGGCAACGAGATCACGCTGCCCGGCGGCCGGATGCACTACGCGGCGATGGTCCGGCGCGCGGACGAGCTGCTGCGCGAGCTGCGCATCGACGCGATCAACGTCGCGCAGCCGGTGATGGACTACGGCGGCGGCCACCAGCAACTGATCGAGATCGCGAAGGCGCTGAACAAGCGCGCGAAGCTGCTGATCCTCGACGAGCCGTCGTCGTCGCTGAGCGCCGCGGAGACGCGGGTCCTGCTCGACATCGTGCGCGGCCTGAAGCGGCGCGGCGTCGCGTGCGTCTACATCTCGCACAAGCTGGGCGAGGTCGAGGCCGTGTGCGACACCGTCACCGTGATCCGCGACGGCCGCCATGTCGCGACGGAGCCGATGCGCGCGCTGAGCACCGACCGGATCATCGCGATGATGGTCGGCCGCGAGATCCGCAACCTGTACCCGCGCGAGCCGCACGAGATCGGCGACGTCGTGCTGGAGGCGCGCAACGTGACCTGCCACGACGTGACGAATCCGCGCCGCAAGCGTGTCGACGACGTGTCGTTCAGCGTGCGGCGCGGCGAGATCCTCGGCGTCGCGGGGCTCGTCGGCGCGGGCCGCACCGAGCTGATGCAGGCGATCTTCGGCGCGTACCGGGGGGCGTCCACGGCGACCGTGCGGATGAACGGCCGGCCGCTCGCGATCCGCTCGCCTGCCGACGCGATCCGCGCGGGCCTCGCGATGGTGCCCGAGGACCGCAAGCGGCACGGGATCGTCCCGCAGCTCGGCGTCGGCCACAACATCACGCTGTCGGTGCTGCGGCGCTTCGCGAAGCGCGGGCGGATCGACGCGGCAGCCGAGCTCGACGCGATCCGCACCGGGATGCAGCGGCTGTCGGTGCGCGCGGCGCACCCTTTCCAGCCGATCGCGAGCCTGTCCGGCGGCAACCAGCAGAAGGCGGTGCTCACGAAGATGCTGCTGACCGATCCGCAGGTGCTGATCCTCGACGAGCCGACGCGCGGCGTCGACGTCGGCGCGAAGGCGGAGATCTACCGGCTCGTGTTCGCGCTCGCGAAGCGCGGCGTCGCGCTCGTCGTCGTGTCGTCGGAGCTGCCCGAGGTGCTCGGCCTCGCCGACCGCGTGCTCGTGATCGGCGAAGGCGAGCTGCGCGGCGATTTCGTCAACGACGGGCTCACGCAGGAACAGATCCTCGGCGCCGCGCTGAAAAGCAGCCGGCGCGCCGACGAACCCACCGCAGCGAGCGCGACATGA